The genomic window tcaattggagaatggtttgatttctgataaattagggtcagttctctatatattttggaaatgagacctttgtcagaacctttaactttaaaaatattttcccaatttgttacttcccttctaatcttgtttgcattagtattgtttgtacagaaactttttagtttgatgtaatcaaaatcttctattttgtgatcaataatgatctctagttctcctctggtcataaattccttcctcctccacaggtctgagaggtagactctcctctgttcctttaatctatttatgatctcattctttatgcctaaatcatggacccattttgatcttatcttggtatatggtgttaagtgtggatccatatctaatttctgccatactaatttccagttttcccaacagttttttccaaataatgaatttttatccctaatgttggtatctttgggtttgtcaaagactagattgctatagatgcacccttttttgtcctgtgtacctaatctgttccactgatcggctggtctatttcttagataATAGAGAAATTTAGGAGATGTGTGGTTATGtggatgaaaaaatgttttaatgaattGTCTAAGGAAAATTGCAGCCCATTTATGCCTGCTTATCAGAGCAGAGCAATCATGCTGTAcccctaaaaattaaaaatagaaagataagcaTTTTCCCTCATGATTACAGCCCCAAAATGTAAAACAATCCCTCAGCTAGGTGTCATATTCTTGTGATGATCTGATGGCCAAAATGGAGATTGGGGAGGGTTTGGACAATGATGTTTGTGTATCTACTGAAGTccaggtttttatttgtttgtttttttgtttttgttttattttgtttgtttgtttgttttgctgaggcaattggggttaaattacttgctcagggacacacaaccaggaagtattaagtgtctgagactagatttgaactcatgtccttctgacttcagggcttgtgctctatccactgcgccacctagctgcccaatgcTTGATTTTAAATGACTCACCAAATGGCTTAATCTTGGTTGTTGGTGGAGGGGTGCTGAGGGATAAAAGTAGGTGTGGTTGTATGGGAGATGAACTCCATAAATGACTATCATAGGGGATAGAGGAAGTGACTCATCTCCTCACTCAAGAATTGGATGATCACATCCTAATTGGAGGCAGTTAAGACCTTCTTGAGTGTCAAACTGTAACTCTAGTTGTAgatcaatgatttagagcattaagTTTAACTTGAttagatgaaatttaattttaaatggttAAATGGTCTTTTAGTTAGGAGAAAAAATTTATTTGGGAGAGGCACAGTTAAGatagttgtttttaaaaagatctggGCAAAAGAAGTAAATGGTTTGTGTCTgtaatggataatttttctgtaaaaatgactAGCCCCCGTATCACCCCCAAAGTTAGCATTCCTTATGCCTGCAGGCATACAAAATGGAAAacttggaaattaatatggcagaaactaggcattgactcacacttaacactgtacaccaagataaggtcaaaataggttcatgatctaggtataaagactgagattataaataaattagaagaacataagatagtttacctctcagacctgtggagaaggaaggaatttatgccccaaacaaaaatgcaaacagttcacactcatttcccagtgttccttctctgtgtgtagctgattctgtccatcactgatcaactggaactgaattagatcttctctttgtcgaagatatccacttccatcagaatacatcctcatcgagtattgttgaagtgtataaatggatttcctagttctgcacatttcactcagcatcagtttatataagtcttttcaagcctctctgtattcatcctgctggtcatttcttataaaacaataatattccataaccttcatataccataatttacccaaccattcttccattgatggacatctattcatcttccagtttctagccactacgaaaagagctgccacaaacattttggcacatacaggtccccttcccttctttagtatttctttgggatataagcccaatagtagcaactgctggatcaaaggatatgcacagtttgatatctttttgggcacagttccaaattgctctccagaaatggccacattctttcacaactccaccaacaatgtattagtgtcccagttttcccacatcccctccagcattcatcattatttgttcctgttatcttagccaatctgacaggtgtgtaatggtatctcagagttgtcttaatttgcatttctctgatcagtcgtgatttggaacactctttcatatgagtggatatagtttcaatttcatcatctgagaattgtcaaacagataattttcaaatgaagaaattgaaactatttctagtcatatgaaaagatgctccaaataattattaatcagagaaatgcaaattaagacaaccggAGATACCCTACATagctctcagattggttaagatgataggataataggataatgataaatgttggaggggatgtgggaaaactgggacactgatacattgttggtgtaattgtgaacagatccaaccattctggagagcaatttggaactgtgctcaaaaagatatcaaactgtgcatagccctttgatccaggagtgttactaatgggcttatatcctaagagaccttaaagaagggaaagggaggtaCCTGTacgtacaaaaatgtttgtggtcgCCCTTtgcatagtggctagaaactagaaattgaatggatacctatcaattggagaatgtctgagtaaattgtggtatatgaatgttatgggatattattgttctgtaagaaatgaccagcaggatgaatacagagaggcctggagagacttatatgaactgatgatgctaagtgaaatgagcagaaccaggaaaacattatacatggcaacagcaagactatatgaggatcaattctgatagattttgctctcttcaacaatgagattatccaaaccagttccaattgttcaataatgaagaaaatcagctacacccagagagagaactatgggaaatgagtgtgggccACACCATagcatttctattctttctgttattgtttgcttgcatttttgttttccttatcaggtttttttttaaccttctttctagatctgatctttcttgaacagcaagataactatataaatatgtatagatataatgtatttaatatatactttaacatatttaaaagtattggactacctgtcatctaggggaagggagtgggaggaagaaggggaaaagttggaacagaaggttttgcaagggtcagtgttaaaatactgtccatgcatatgttttgtaaattaaaagttataataaaaaaagaatttttgattTAGATTCAGagtgaaatgtaaaatgattaATTAGCAGTCCTCTTAAAAAACCTGCTTTATGTTTTGATAAGATCCAAATATCAGTTTCCAAGATACTGTAACAATAGTCATACCTTAAGTTACTGAGTCCTATTTTAAATTGTTCTGTAATGCATCCTGTACATCTTTTatcattagcatttcttttaTGAGTAGAAATAAAGTACCTGACCCATCTTTGAGTCATACTGTATGCTGAATaccatttaattttcttccagGAGGGAGCCCTAAAGTTGAACCAAAATATAAGGTAAAATAAATTTATCCCTAAGGCAGCACTATAATTATTTAATACGTAAGAGCATAGGGAAAAGTAGTCTTTCCCCCCTATTATTAGAGACCAGTTTCCCTAAAACTAGATCCAGTCAAATTATCTGAAGGATAGGGCAGGGCAATTCATAAATGGTGAAGAAAATGGTCCCATATTACAGACCTTGTGGGCTCAGTGTTAACCAGGAAAGTCTTCATCCAAGGCAGCCTGTTCCATTTTTGACATGTTTATCAGAAAGTCTTTAATTCTGCTGAGCTATAGCCTTCCTCCCAGTATATATCTTTTACCACTTGGCTTTAATTTCCCCTGAAACCACACAAAAGAAGTCTGCTAATTTCAATCAGGGTCAAGTTCTTTGCTATACCTTTCAGTTTTGTTTCTCCCATTAAAGCAATAAAGGTGGGGATATGAGCCTAATAAATAAGTGTGTTAGCAGAAATAGACGGAAAGGATGTAGAAAAATTTGCCCAGGTACCCAGCTTACCACATCCACATAGGGAGCCAATTTGTCTTGTATACTTAGCATTATGGtccctccctctgcccccccCTCAGATTCTTTGCTATTACCTCAAGTCCATCAGGATAACAcaaccttaataaatgttttctttgaatCAGAGAATTTTAGCATTTGTAGGGATCAAAGAAGCCTAGtctgtttataataataatattataattataataataattacatagtgttttaaaatttataaagtgctttacacatgTTATGTCTTTTCAGCTTTACAATCTTATAAAGCAAATGCCACAAATGTTatcatatccattttacagataaggaaacttaagtTCAAAATGATAAGTGATTTGCACATGACTGCACAACTAGGCAGTATCTGAAGTGATAAATCAATGATGAATCCAAGTCCATGAATTTGGATTCCCAACAAGAAGACTTCCCAAAAGGAGGAATTTCATTATTCTGGAAAAAGCCATTTCATATTGGGATAACTCTAAATTCTTAAGAAGTTCTCTCTCACATTGAACTGAAATTTGCATCTCTAAAACCTCACCCACCCACCAAAATTAGTCCTAGTTCTTTCTTCTGGGCTAAACTAGTTAACTTCCCAGGTTTTCTTTCACCTGACCTTTCAAATCCTTGAAAATAGCTTTGATATCCCCCTCTAAGTCTTCTCATTCTTAGGCCAAAGATATCCAATCTTCATATGCCATGGTCCCCGGGCCTCTCATTATCTTGATGATCTTCTGGTAGACAAGGCAAGTTCAAGTTTCTTTCCATCAGACCTTGATCCTGAAGAGCATCTTTAGGAGTCTGCGGCGTATTTCCTTTGTCTTGATAGAATAAATAATAGGGTTGAGCATTGGTGGCACAAAGAGGTAAAGGACGGACATGAGGATATGGACTGAGTGGGGAAGACTGCCACCAAAGCGATGCACAATGGACACACTCACCATGGGCACATAGAAGATGAGCACAGCACAGATGTGTGACACACAGGTGTTGAGGGTCTTGAGTCTCTCTTCACGGGAGGCAATGGCCAGGACAGAGCggaggatcacaacataggagAGAAAGATGAGTGCAGAGTCCAGGCCAAAAGTGAGGAGCACAATGGATAGACCGTAGTGGCTATTGAGGGTGACGTCAGCACACGCCAGCTTGATCATGTCCACATGTAGACAATAGGCATGAGAGAGGACATTTTGTGTGTGACAGAAAGGCAGTCGCTGAAGGAGTAGGGGGAAGACCAGGATGAGCAGGAAGCTGCGGAGCAGTGTGGCCAACCCCATGGCCAAAATGCGAGTATTGGTGAGGACTGTGGAATAGCGAAGAGGGTTGCAGATGGCCACGTAACGGTCTAGACTCATGGCCAACAGTATTCCAGATTCTGTCCAAGAAAAGAGGTGGATAAAAAACATCTGGGCCAGACATGCTGCAAATGAAATCTCACGAGCATGGAAGCAGAGGGTAGCAAGGACAGTGGGCAGCGTGGACAGTGAAACCCCCAGGTCATTAACTGATAGCAAAGACAGAAAATAGTACATAGGTTGGTGCAGACTCTGTTCTTCCTTGACAATGACTAGAATCAGAGCATTTCCCACAATGGAGATAGCATAGAGCAGGAGAAGTGGGATGGCCAGCCAGGGTTCCATTGCTTCCAGTCCTGGGAATCCTGTCAAGATGAAGTTGGGAGATCCAGAGATGTTGGTCCTGAGACTGTCcatgagagaaaacatggagtcTTTGTCAGTGATCAAAGTAACTTTCTGGGGACACAGAATGGAGAAAAGAGTATCAGAAAATTTGCAGTCAAGAGACATAGGTTATCACTGAAGATAACCCAGAAAGTGTGAATAATATGTTGGGGGGAAAGGATATGAGAGAGCTTATATTATCAGAAAGcacaagaaaataattaaagttctttgcatttttatttagttaTGAATTCACAACTAGTATGGACAAGGGTATGAGAACCTCTAAtgaggaatggagagagaataTAGATGCATTAGAAATGGAATAAAGCAGGAAGAATGGGATGGCCAGTCAGAGTTCCATTGCTTCCAGTCCTGGGAATCCTGTTAGGATGAAGCTGGGAGATGTTGGTCCAGAGATTGCCcatgagagaaaacacagagtcTTTGTTAGTGACCAAAGGACCAAAGTAACTTTCTGGGGACACAGACTAGAAAAAATGATATCGACAAATTGCAGTTCAAGAGACAGGTTATCACTGAAGATAAACTAGAAAGTGTGGATAGTACACTGGGGGAAAAGAATGTGAGATAGCATATATATTCAGGAAGCACAAGACAATCATTAAAgttctttgcatttttatttagtCATGTATTCACAACTAGAGTGGACAAGGTACAAGGACCTCTAATGAGGAATGGAGAGAGATTTTCCATGCAATGTATAAAACAAATACTACGTTTGGGGTAAGtgaatctgggttcaagtttcGGCTGTGccttaatatgtatataattttgaaGAAGGGCTGTCTGtactctaggtctcagtttcataaaaaatgaaggggttggattagatataaaacaaaagattccttctaaatctatgatcttaaagCAGAGACCTCCACACATCTGTCTGGCTTTaattaagaaagataaaagtTGAGTAAGACAAACTCTCTTAAGCATCTCTATCCCCATTAGGCTTTCTGCTTAGATCAATGCTATATACACTTACTCAATCCTCACCATTATCTTTCTACCTGATATTCCCCAAACTTTTCATCTGAACCTGATTCTCTTCTTACTAGAACcttattaatatcccagtttgatagaggagaaaactgaggactgGAAAGGTACTTCAGTCTATTTTTGGGAGTCTCACATAGTGTTAGTGACAAAGTCAGAACTAGAACCAaggtctctctcttctctatctgaGGCTATTTCTATGATTGCCTATACAAGTGTGTTTGCATTTACATAAGTCCCATCTTTCATAGGAAGAGCCCATTTCCATGGGCTGTTCAGTAGCTTCCATGTTAACATCTCCAGGATCACATATAGAATCCtgtatttgacattcaaatattcaaagtccttcataacctgttCCTTCCATCTTTCTAGCTTTCTCACCCTTTATACATACACTCCCCGCATCTACCCCCGCCTTATTTGCTGAGATCCAGTGATAATGGCTTCCTTGCTATTTTTTTGAACAAGAAATGCCATCTCCCCATGCCAGGTAGTTTTTACAGTCTGCCTCCCCTGCTTAGAAttattcccttctcatctctgcctctggCTTCCTCTAGCCTCCTTTAATTTCTAGCAAAaaatcccccttttttttttttttttttttttttgcaaaaatccTTTCTTGATCCCTCATGATTCTAGAGTCTTCTCTCTATTGATTATTAccaatttatcttatttgtaGTTTGCCTGTATATAgttctttgcatgttgtctcttctattaacctgtaaattctttgaaatcagagacttttttctttctctatctccagcTCTTACACAGTGGTTGGTACATAGGAGGTagatacttaaaatatttattgactgaatgtTCTAATTATAGGGTAATGATATGGTGATAGGCTTAGATGGTCTTATTCCTGAGGAAGAAGAAGGTAAATTGTGTAGTTGAAAAAAACAGACTGTGCTGGAAGGTCAAATTATTTAAAGTAGGAAAGGAATTTAGAGGTCACCactaccttctttctttccctcaattcttttgcaaaagaggaaaatgaatcccagaggggaaaaaagagacttCCCCGGTGTTTTGGTGTTTTAGTTAGTAAGGTTTATGCTATTCTACCTCAATGAAGTTTTGGACTCAGAGATTCCCAACGGTGGGGAGCTATGGGGAATGTTAATATCAAAGATTCTAATATGGAAAGGAGATAGAATCAGAGGAATAGAGATTTAGAAGAGAAAGGGcctcaactccttcattttacatctGAAGAATCTAGAAAGATTAATATGTGGCCAAggttatatatatagataataaaagtTAGAGCTAAGTTTCCATCCACAATCTCTCACTCCAAATCAAGGCCTTGTTTTCACTGGACCATAACAAGCAGGCTGAGGTCTCTTATGTCTAAGGTGCTGTCACAAAACAGCACCTAGAGTCTACCATAGGTGGGGTTTAAAATTAGGCAAAACAAGTAGAGGACTAGTCACCCTTTTTAGGTGATAGGAGTGATTTTAGATGGGCTGCCAGGGTGTTAGTGAACAAtgttgaaatcaggaaaactaa from Sminthopsis crassicaudata isolate SCR6 chromosome 3, ASM4859323v1, whole genome shotgun sequence includes these protein-coding regions:
- the LOC141559924 gene encoding olfactory receptor 51I2-like; the encoded protein is MDSLRTNISGSPNFILTGFPGLEAMEPWLAIPLLLLYAISIVGNALILVIVKEEQSLHQPMYYFLSLLSVNDLGVSLSTLPTVLATLCFHAREISFAACLAQMFFIHLFSWTESGILLAMSLDRYVAICNPLRYSTVLTNTRILAMGLATLLRSFLLILVFPLLLQRLPFCHTQNVLSHAYCLHVDMIKLACADVTLNSHYGLSIVLLTFGLDSALIFLSYVVILRSVLAIASREERLKTLNTCVSHICAVLIFYVPMVSVSIVHRFGGSLPHSVHILMSVLYLFVPPMLNPIIYSIKTKEIRRRLLKMLFRIKV